A section of the Parasteatoda tepidariorum isolate YZ-2023 chromosome 6, CAS_Ptep_4.0, whole genome shotgun sequence genome encodes:
- the LOC107438041 gene encoding multiple epidermal growth factor-like domains protein 11, whose product MKPYLLFLFVVIGVAGVSYGAEEVPQVMCSEPKCDKPGCSINYNTKPCPSCECNEKHKVSCNMPKCDGPGCEINYSTKPCPSCSCKDTETAYKQSRQKRQVQCSPPNCGRGCRINYQTRPCPSCSCRRGRSVRSNRCSPPRCGSGCQVDYTTKPCPTCNCGLRDNSECSPINCVAPCRMNYNTRPCPSCVCDNQPQITNPKQQCSPPVCDAGCQVDYTASPCPVCKCNGGPGESQCGSIRCDRGCRMNYNTRPCPSCVCNNRPSRPDQLRQQCSPPLCEAGCQVDYTAQPCPVCKCSSFIPDESRCGSLRCESGCRMNYNTRPCPSCVCDRNPAQQLQCDPPLCEAGCSIDYSAKPCPTCKCDYGIGDDYINPQTNRCSPPRCDAGCTINYNTRPCPSCDCSGGGRHTGGSNIQCSPQKCGSGCRLETRYSGCPECVCGRRG is encoded by the exons ATGGGGCCGAAGAAGTACCCCAAGTGATGTGCAGTGAGCCGAAATGTGATAAACCAGGATGCAGTATTAACTACAATACCAAACCATGTCCTAGCTGTGAATGCAATGAAAAACATAAGGTATCCTGTAATATGCCGAAATGTGATGGTCCTGGCTGTGAAATAAATTACAGCACTAAACCGTGTCCATCCTGCTCATGCAAAGACACAG AAACTGCTTACAAACAATCTAGACAGAAAAGGCAAGTCCAGTGCAGCCCACCCAATTGTGGCCGAGGTTGTCGCATCAACTACCAAACAAGACCATGTCCAAGTTGCTCATGCAGACGAG GTCGAAGCGTGCGTTCAAATCGCTGCTCACCTCCCAGGTGCGGATCGGGATGCCAAGTAGACTATACTACAAAACCATGTCCTACTTGTAATTGTGGTCTGAGGGACAACTCAGAATGTAGTCCCATCAACTGTGTTGCTCCTTGTAGAATGAACTACAATACAAGACCATGTCCCTCTTGCGTTTGCGACAATCAGCCACAAATCACCAATCCAAAACAGCAGTGCTCTCCGCCCGTATGCGATGCCGGATGCCAGGTGGACTATACAGCAAGTCCATGTCCTGTTTGCAAATGCAATGGAGGACCAGGCGAGTCGCAGTGCGGCTCCATAAGGTGCGATCGTGGTTGCAGAATGAATTACAACACGCGACCCTGCCCCAGTTGCGTCTGTAACAATAGACCATCCAGACCCGACCAGCTGAGACAGCAGTGCTCACCCCCTCTCTGCGAGGCTGGATGCCAAGTTGACTACACGGCGCAGCCATGCCCCGTATGCAAATGCAGCAGCTTCATTCCAGATGAGTCTCGGTGTGGGTCTCTGAGGTGTGAAAGCGGTTGCAGGATGAATTACAATACGAGACCCTGTCCCAGCTGTGTTTGTGATCGCAATCCAGCTCAGCAGTTGCAGTGCGACCCTCCTCTGTGTGAGGCAGGCTGTAGCATTGATTACTCGGCTAAGCCATGCCCAACCTGTAAATGTGATTATGGAATCGGAG ATGACTATATAAACCCTCAAACTAATAGATGCAGTCCTCCGAGATGTGATGCGGGTTGCACCATAAATTATAACACAAGGCCCTGTCCAAGTTGTGATTGCAGCGGAGGTGGAAGACACACCG GTGGCTCCAATATTCAGTGCAGCCCTCAAAAGTGTGGGTCAGGATGCCGCCTTGAGACCAGATACAGTGGATGTCCAGAGTGCGTCTGCGGACGTCGTGGATAA